From Electrophorus electricus isolate fEleEle1 chromosome 8, fEleEle1.pri, whole genome shotgun sequence, the proteins below share one genomic window:
- the sec63 gene encoding translocation protein SEC63 homolog isoform X1: MAGQQFQYDDSGNTFFYFLTSFVGLIVIPATYYLWPRDQNAEQLRLKSLRRVHGRCLWYRLRLLKSQQSIVPTLKKAALLFGWAVFIFLAYKVSKLDREYQEYNPYEVLNLEAGASVAEIKKQYRVLSLKYHPDKGGDEATFMKIVKAYSALTHEEARKNWETYGNPDGPRVTSFGIALPAWIVDQKNSMLVLLVYGLAFMVILPVVVGTWWYRSIRYSGDQILINTTQLFMHFMYKTPTMNMKRLVMVLTAAFEFDPRSNKEAIIRPTDNIEVPQLIRELGNINVKKKEPPFCYPYSLKARVLVLTHLARMEVSETIEEDQRFVVKKCPALLQEMINVGCQLTMMATSRGGFRAPRLTSIENCMKLTQMAVQGLQEAKSPLLQLPHFEEEHLRYCISKKYKVRTLEDLVSLKDSDRRNMLRFLGEEKYDEVMAVLGSFPSITMETKLQVLDDEDSNNITAGSIVTVTVTLTRKRMSEVFEKGQDTQTPTEETVTEEVQGDATKNKPKVWQNKNKGAKKAAKSKKKKLTKKRPVSQQQGKGDKAKQANGNVAGTEVTAATKEEEEELSDKGSESDEVEGNKDSPSERDEESDKQSDAEADEVTGDDEEQEWEALQQSIQRRDRALLETKSKITHPVYSLCFPEEKQEWWWLYIADRKEQTLVSMPYHVCTLKDTEEVELKFPAPSKMGNYQYSVILRSDSYMGLDQIKPLKLEVHEAKAILDNHPQWDIPETEEEDEDQEESDGIEESEEDDEDND; encoded by the exons ATGGCTGGACAGCAGTTTCAGTACGACGACAGTGGCAACACATTTTTCTACTTCCTTACGTCCTTCGTTGGTTTAATCGTCATCCCAGCAACATATTATCTCTGGCCCCGGGATCAGAATGCGG AGCAATTACGGTTGAAAAGCTTGAGAAGGGTTCACGGAAGATGTCTGTGGTATCGCCTCCGTCTTCTGAAATCACAGCAGAGCATTGTCCCAACACTAAA AAAGGCAGCCCTGTTGTTTGGCTGGGCAGTATTTATCTTCCTGGCCTATAAGGTGTCTAAATTAGATCGCGAGTACCAGGAGTATAACCCCTATGAGGTGCTAAATCTGGAAGCG ggGGCATCTGTGGCAGAGATTAAGAAACAATACAGAGTGTTGTCACTAAAATACCATCCTGACAAGGGCGGCGATGAGGCCACGTTCATGAAGATCGTGAAGGCGTACTCGGC CTTGACCCATGAGGAGGCACGGAAGAACTGGGAGACCTATGGCAACCCTGATGGCCCTAGAG TCACAAGCTTTGGAATCGCTCTCCCGGCATGGATTGTTGATCAGAAGAACTCAATGCTG GTGCTACTGGTGTACGGACTGGCGTTTATGGTCATTCTTCCTGTGGTTGTG GGTACATGGTGGTACCGTTCCATCCGTTACAGTGGCGATCAGATCCTCATTAACACGACCCAGCTCTTCATGCACTTTATGTACAAAACGCCCACAATGAACATGAAGC GATTGGTGATGGTGTTGACGGCAGCATTTGAATTCGACCCACGTAGCAACAAGGAGGCTATTATAAGGCCAACGGACAACATCGAGGTTCCACAG CTGATTCGGGAGCTGGGGAACATCAACGTGAAGAAGAAGGAGCCTCCCTTCTGCTACCCCTACAGCCTGAAGGCCCGTGTGCTCGTGCTCACACACCTTGCCCGCATGGAGGTGTCCGAGACCATCGAAGAGG aCCAGAGGTTCGTGGTGAAGAAGTGTCCTGCCTTGCTGCAGGAGATGATCAACGTGGGCTGCCAACTCACCATGATGGCGACCAGCAGAGGAG GTTTCCGGGCCCCCAGGCTGACCTCCATAGAGAACTGCATGAAGCTGACACAGATGGCGGTTCAGGGCCTGCAGGAAGCCAAGTCTCCCCTGCTGCAGTTGCCCCATTTTGAGGAGGAGCACCTCCGCTACTGCATCTCCAAAaag TATAAGGTGCGGACCCTTGAGGACTTGGTGAGTCTGAAGGACTCGGACCGGAGGAACATGCTGAGGTTTCTGGGAGAGGAGAAGTATGACGAAGTCATGGCAGTGCTCGGAAGCTTCCCCAGCATTACCATGGAAACTAAACTTCAAG TGCTGGATGATGAAGACAGCAATAACATCACAGCGGGGTCCATTGTCACGGTTACGGTCACCTTGACGCGGAAGAGAATGTCT GAGGTCTTTGAGAAGGGGCAGGACACTCAAACACCTACAGAGGAGACTGTCACTGAGGAGGTG CAAGGTGATGCCACAAAAAACAAGCCCAAAGTTTGGCAGAACAAGAATAAAGGAGCAAAGAAGGCTGCCAAGTCCAAAAAGAAGAAGCTGACGAAGAAGAGGCCAGTCTCCCAGCAGCAGGGCAAGGGAGACAAAGCCAAACAGGCCAATGGCAACGTGGCAGGAACC GAAGTGACCGCAGCAacgaaagaggaagaggaggagctaTCTGACAAAGGCAGCGAATCAGACGAGGTGGAAGGGAACAAGGACTCGCCcagtgagagagatgaggaaagCGACAAACAGAGTGATGCAGAGGCAGACGAGGTCACTGGAGATGACGAGGAg caggAGTGGGAGGCTCTACAGCAGAGCATCCAGCGACGGGATCGGGCACTTCTGGAGACGAAGTCTAAGATCACGCACCCCGTCTACAGCCTGTGCTTCCCGGAGGAGAAGCAAGAATGGTGGTGGTTGTACATCGCCGACCGCAAGGAGCAGACACTGGTGTCCATGCCCTACCATGTCTGCACGCTCAAAGACACCGAGGAG GTTGAGCTGAAATTCCCTGCTCCATCTAAAATGGGGAACTATCAGTATTCAGTGATTCTCAGATCAGACTCCTATATGGGATTAGATCAGATCAAGCCCCTGAAG CTGGAAGTGCATGAAGCGAAGGCCATACTGGACAACCATCCGCAGTGGGACATCCCAGAGAccgaggaagaggatgaggaccAAGAAGAGAGCGACGGCATCGAAGAGTCTGAGGAAGACGACGAAGACAATGACTAA
- the si:ch73-257c13.2 gene encoding uncharacterized protein si:ch73-257c13.2 — translation MVVLSRMSNKEESVGVIWQPMCKNTRARPYIHKKYIMALETCIAFLLADELDADEYIHVKAKVPFKARKIRDHGKNNYFSDIVPSMSARDFQNYFQLTPTQVEELVRLLPSCDWAGSTLEGWTMMHAVLSSLWTLSTLESHASIAARFQTSESLIHQQLQEFCALVTANFSDKVHWPKWKDAEASVAGFSAAVGLPGTVCAVGYCLIPIERPMDVPDSEAYRVSERSYLVNLMAFCNHQGCFTYVSAKHPGNWHNSRVLLDTEVGRALQQDPVSLLRGKHIIGDSTFPLSEHLLTPFPDHGTLGEKKRRYNLKVQAALQVVRGSLHSLRCRFQRLKLLQMNSVAQTSLAVHTCCILYNMYLETNNAASLECMEEDFITQMPFHELPTGHSGSLGGISKRQDVAASLGRKPKKDGGLKHEQLQQLGKYW, via the exons ATGGTGGTCCTGAGCCGGATGTCCAATAAGGAGGAGTCTGTTGGGGTTATTTGGCAACCTATGTGTAAAAACACGCGCGCACGGCCctatatacacaaaaaatatattatggCACTGGAAACGtgtattgcttttttattaGCAGATGAGTTAGACGCTGATGAATACATACATGTAAAAGCTAAAGTACCCTTCAAAGCACGGAAAATCAG AGATCATGGCAAAAACAACTACTTTAGTGACATCGTGCCAAGTATGTCTGCCAGGGATTTTCAGAACTACTTCCAGCTCACGCCGACCCAAGTTGAG GAGCTGGTACGGCTGCTGCCGTCTTGTGATTGGGCTGGCAGTACGCTGGAAGGATGGACCATGATGCATGCAGTACTGTCTAGTCTGTGGACACTGTCTACTTTGGAGTCTCATGCTAGCATAGCTGCCCGCTTCCAAACCAGCGAGTCCCTCATTCACCAACAGCTGCAGGAATTCTGTGCCCTTGTCACGGCAAACTTTTCTGATAAGGTCCACTGGCCGAAGTGGAAGGATGCTGAAGCCTCAGTGGCCGGATTTTCTGCCGCTGTTGGGTTGCCGGgtactgtgtgtgcagtgggttACTGCCTGATTCCCATTGAGAGGCCCATGGACGTGCCTGACTCAGAGGCATATCGAGTCTCTGAAAGGTCATACTTAGTAAATCTCATGGCTTTCTGCAATCACCAGGGCTGCTTTACCTACGTGTCTGCCAAGCATCCAGGAAACTGGCATAACTCCAGGGTCCTGCTCGACACAGAGGTGGGAAGGGCCCTACAGCAGGACCCAGTCAGCCTGCTTCGCGGGAAACACATCATAGGTGACTCCACTTTTCCACTTTCGGAGCACCTTCTCACACCATTCCCAGACCATGGAACTCTCGGTGAGAAGAAGCGGCGTTATAATTTAAAAGTGCAGGCCGCCCTTCAGGTGGTGCGTGGCTCCCTCCATAGCCTGAGGTGTAGGTTCCAGCGGCTGAAGTTATTGCAAATGAATTCCGTAGCCCAAACCAGCCTGGCTGTACACACGTGCTGTATCTTGTATAACATGTATTTGGAGACCAATAATGCTGCATCCCTTGAGTGTATGGAAGAGGATTTCATCACCCAGATGCCTTTTCACGAGCTACCTACTGGACACTCGGGTAGTCTGGGTGGAATATCCAAAAGGCAGGATGTTGCAGCATCCCTTGGGCGAAAGCCTAAAAAAGATGGAGGATTGAAGCATGAACAACTACAACAGCTTGGAAAATATTGGTAA
- the sec63 gene encoding translocation protein SEC63 homolog isoform X2 codes for MAGQQFQYDDSGNTFFYFLTSFVGLIVIPATYYLWPRDQNAEQLRLKSLRRVHGRCLWYRLRLLKSQQSIVPTLKKAALLFGWAVFIFLAYKVSKLDREYQEYNPYEVLNLEAGASVAEIKKQYRVLSLKYHPDKGGDEATFMKIVKAYSALTHEEARKNWETYGNPDGPRVTSFGIALPAWIVDQKNSMLVLLVYGLAFMVILPVVVGTWWYRSIRYSGDQILINTTQLFMHFMYKTPTMNMKRLVMVLTAAFEFDPRSNKEAIIRPTDNIEVPQLIRELGNINVKKKEPPFCYPYSLKARVLVLTHLARMEVSETIEEDQRFVVKKCPALLQEMINVGCQLTMMATSRGGFRAPRLTSIENCMKLTQMAVQGLQEAKSPLLQLPHFEEEHLRYCISKKYKVRTLEDLVSLKDSDRRNMLRFLGEEKYDEVMAVLGSFPSITMETKLQVLDDEDSNNITAGSIVTVTVTLTRKRMSEVFEKGQDTQTPTEETVTEEVQGDATKNKPKVWQNKNKGAKKAAKSKKKKLTKKRPVSQQQGKGDKAKQANGNVAGTEVTAATKEEEEELSDKGSESDEVEGNKDSPSERDEESDKQSDAEADEVTGDDEEEWEALQQSIQRRDRALLETKSKITHPVYSLCFPEEKQEWWWLYIADRKEQTLVSMPYHVCTLKDTEEVELKFPAPSKMGNYQYSVILRSDSYMGLDQIKPLKLEVHEAKAILDNHPQWDIPETEEEDEDQEESDGIEESEEDDEDND; via the exons ATGGCTGGACAGCAGTTTCAGTACGACGACAGTGGCAACACATTTTTCTACTTCCTTACGTCCTTCGTTGGTTTAATCGTCATCCCAGCAACATATTATCTCTGGCCCCGGGATCAGAATGCGG AGCAATTACGGTTGAAAAGCTTGAGAAGGGTTCACGGAAGATGTCTGTGGTATCGCCTCCGTCTTCTGAAATCACAGCAGAGCATTGTCCCAACACTAAA AAAGGCAGCCCTGTTGTTTGGCTGGGCAGTATTTATCTTCCTGGCCTATAAGGTGTCTAAATTAGATCGCGAGTACCAGGAGTATAACCCCTATGAGGTGCTAAATCTGGAAGCG ggGGCATCTGTGGCAGAGATTAAGAAACAATACAGAGTGTTGTCACTAAAATACCATCCTGACAAGGGCGGCGATGAGGCCACGTTCATGAAGATCGTGAAGGCGTACTCGGC CTTGACCCATGAGGAGGCACGGAAGAACTGGGAGACCTATGGCAACCCTGATGGCCCTAGAG TCACAAGCTTTGGAATCGCTCTCCCGGCATGGATTGTTGATCAGAAGAACTCAATGCTG GTGCTACTGGTGTACGGACTGGCGTTTATGGTCATTCTTCCTGTGGTTGTG GGTACATGGTGGTACCGTTCCATCCGTTACAGTGGCGATCAGATCCTCATTAACACGACCCAGCTCTTCATGCACTTTATGTACAAAACGCCCACAATGAACATGAAGC GATTGGTGATGGTGTTGACGGCAGCATTTGAATTCGACCCACGTAGCAACAAGGAGGCTATTATAAGGCCAACGGACAACATCGAGGTTCCACAG CTGATTCGGGAGCTGGGGAACATCAACGTGAAGAAGAAGGAGCCTCCCTTCTGCTACCCCTACAGCCTGAAGGCCCGTGTGCTCGTGCTCACACACCTTGCCCGCATGGAGGTGTCCGAGACCATCGAAGAGG aCCAGAGGTTCGTGGTGAAGAAGTGTCCTGCCTTGCTGCAGGAGATGATCAACGTGGGCTGCCAACTCACCATGATGGCGACCAGCAGAGGAG GTTTCCGGGCCCCCAGGCTGACCTCCATAGAGAACTGCATGAAGCTGACACAGATGGCGGTTCAGGGCCTGCAGGAAGCCAAGTCTCCCCTGCTGCAGTTGCCCCATTTTGAGGAGGAGCACCTCCGCTACTGCATCTCCAAAaag TATAAGGTGCGGACCCTTGAGGACTTGGTGAGTCTGAAGGACTCGGACCGGAGGAACATGCTGAGGTTTCTGGGAGAGGAGAAGTATGACGAAGTCATGGCAGTGCTCGGAAGCTTCCCCAGCATTACCATGGAAACTAAACTTCAAG TGCTGGATGATGAAGACAGCAATAACATCACAGCGGGGTCCATTGTCACGGTTACGGTCACCTTGACGCGGAAGAGAATGTCT GAGGTCTTTGAGAAGGGGCAGGACACTCAAACACCTACAGAGGAGACTGTCACTGAGGAGGTG CAAGGTGATGCCACAAAAAACAAGCCCAAAGTTTGGCAGAACAAGAATAAAGGAGCAAAGAAGGCTGCCAAGTCCAAAAAGAAGAAGCTGACGAAGAAGAGGCCAGTCTCCCAGCAGCAGGGCAAGGGAGACAAAGCCAAACAGGCCAATGGCAACGTGGCAGGAACC GAAGTGACCGCAGCAacgaaagaggaagaggaggagctaTCTGACAAAGGCAGCGAATCAGACGAGGTGGAAGGGAACAAGGACTCGCCcagtgagagagatgaggaaagCGACAAACAGAGTGATGCAGAGGCAGACGAGGTCACTGGAGATGACGAGGAg gAGTGGGAGGCTCTACAGCAGAGCATCCAGCGACGGGATCGGGCACTTCTGGAGACGAAGTCTAAGATCACGCACCCCGTCTACAGCCTGTGCTTCCCGGAGGAGAAGCAAGAATGGTGGTGGTTGTACATCGCCGACCGCAAGGAGCAGACACTGGTGTCCATGCCCTACCATGTCTGCACGCTCAAAGACACCGAGGAG GTTGAGCTGAAATTCCCTGCTCCATCTAAAATGGGGAACTATCAGTATTCAGTGATTCTCAGATCAGACTCCTATATGGGATTAGATCAGATCAAGCCCCTGAAG CTGGAAGTGCATGAAGCGAAGGCCATACTGGACAACCATCCGCAGTGGGACATCCCAGAGAccgaggaagaggatgaggaccAAGAAGAGAGCGACGGCATCGAAGAGTCTGAGGAAGACGACGAAGACAATGACTAA